From Candidatus Limnocylindria bacterium, the proteins below share one genomic window:
- a CDS encoding class II aldolase/adducin family protein — translation RARRDAGSVAHFHPRAATALAVAGRPLIVASNAGAWFGGTVPVYDDPELVRTDALGQAVAQALGASRAALLRGHGAVVLGEDIPDCVTAALFLEESAERLILSASMGKPREYTADEIARVRAGLVQRSVSLKTWNDAVERARIAGRLDDLD, via the coding sequence TCGCGCGCGCCGTGACGCGGGCAGCGTCGCGCATTTCCATCCACGCGCCGCCACCGCGCTCGCGGTCGCGGGCCGGCCGCTCATCGTCGCCTCAAATGCAGGCGCGTGGTTCGGCGGCACCGTCCCGGTGTACGACGATCCCGAGCTGGTCCGGACGGATGCGCTCGGCCAGGCGGTCGCGCAGGCTCTGGGCGCGTCGCGCGCCGCGCTCCTGCGCGGCCACGGAGCGGTGGTGCTGGGCGAGGACATCCCGGACTGCGTCACCGCTGCCCTGTTCCTCGAAGAGAGCGCCGAGCGGCTGATCCTCTCCGCCTCGATGGGCAAGCCCCGCGAGTACACGGCCGACGAGATCGCGCGCGTCCGCGCGGGGCTCGTGCAGCGGTCGGTGAGCCTCAAGACCTGGAACGACGCGGTCGAGCGCGCACGCATCGCCGGTCGCCTCGACGATCTTGATTAA
- a CDS encoding FCD domain-containing protein, whose translation MFTPVRQARVSGEIVSQIERAIFATELSPGDRLQSERELAEQFGVSRITVRDALRVLEARGLIRVKVGATGGAFVEEANTDRVAESISTLIKLKRMTLSELAEARKIVEAATAELAAQRADAAAVSRLQQNVERARPLLREPITHADASMDFHVELARAAGNEVLYATVAAYRELLVPSIRDVRDEKSGRATQRAHEELVEAVRRRDSEGAREIMIVHLSDFEKRLRRRLAERAEPQQAAALPAPRLVRTQRRRA comes from the coding sequence GTGTTCACCCCGGTGCGCCAGGCGCGCGTTTCGGGCGAGATCGTTTCGCAGATCGAGCGCGCCATCTTCGCGACCGAGCTCTCCCCGGGCGACCGCCTGCAGTCGGAGCGCGAGCTCGCCGAGCAGTTCGGCGTCTCCCGCATCACCGTGCGCGACGCGCTGCGCGTTCTCGAGGCGCGCGGCCTCATTCGCGTCAAGGTCGGCGCGACCGGTGGGGCGTTCGTCGAGGAAGCGAATACCGACCGTGTCGCCGAGTCCATCTCGACACTGATCAAGCTGAAGCGTATGACCTTGTCCGAGCTCGCCGAGGCACGCAAGATCGTGGAGGCGGCGACCGCCGAGCTCGCCGCCCAGCGCGCGGACGCGGCGGCGGTGAGCCGGCTCCAGCAGAACGTCGAGCGCGCGCGCCCGCTGCTCCGCGAGCCGATCACGCATGCGGACGCGAGCATGGATTTTCACGTCGAGCTCGCGCGCGCCGCGGGCAACGAGGTCCTGTACGCGACCGTCGCGGCGTACCGCGAGCTGCTGGTCCCCAGCATCCGCGACGTGCGCGATGAGAAATCCGGCCGCGCGACGCAGCGCGCGCACGAGGAGCTCGTCGAGGCGGTGCGCCGGCGCGACAGCGAGGGAGCGCGCGAGATCATGATCGTGCACCTTTCGGACTTCGAGAAGCGTTTGCGCCGGCGCCTCGCCGAGCGTGCGGAGCCACAGCAAGCGGCCGCGCTGCCCGCGCCGCGGTTGGTCCGCACGCAGCGCCGCCGGGCGTGA
- a CDS encoding UbiX family flavin prenyltransferase: protein MSAPRRIVVALSGASGAIYGIRALEVIRQDRSVELHAIVSSGARATIAYETDRSFDDVVGLADVVHDEKNLAASLASGTFLTAGMLVAPCSMRTMSAIANALDDNLIVRAADVHLKERRKLVLMVRETPLNANHLRLMHELALAGAVILPPVPGFYQKPTTLMDLVDHSVGKALDQLDIGHSLFRRWTGPEPQR, encoded by the coding sequence GTGAGCGCCCCGCGCCGCATCGTCGTCGCGCTCTCGGGCGCGTCGGGCGCGATCTACGGGATCCGGGCCCTCGAGGTCATCCGCCAGGATCGCTCCGTGGAGCTGCACGCGATCGTGTCGTCCGGCGCGCGGGCGACCATCGCGTATGAGACCGACCGCAGCTTCGACGACGTCGTCGGTCTCGCCGATGTCGTGCACGACGAGAAGAACCTCGCCGCCTCCCTCGCGAGCGGGACGTTCCTCACCGCTGGGATGCTCGTCGCGCCCTGCAGCATGCGGACGATGTCCGCGATCGCGAACGCCCTCGACGACAACCTCATCGTGCGCGCCGCTGACGTTCACCTCAAGGAGCGGCGCAAGCTTGTCTTGATGGTGCGCGAGACGCCGCTCAACGCGAACCACCTGAGGCTCATGCACGAGCTCGCGCTCGCCGGTGCGGTCATCCTGCCGCCAGTGCCCGGCTTCTATCAGAAGCCGACGACGCTCATGGACCTGGTGGATCACAGCGTCGGAAAGGCGCTGGACCAGCTCGACATCGGGCATTCGCTCTTCCGGCGCTGGACCGGGCCGGAGCCGCAGCGCTGA
- a CDS encoding DUF1684 domain-containing protein produces MIEALSDGFRVDGAFSGPREVEAGRYRLRLSHQNMPAVVVLDAEAPRADVAPEWFPYDEKYRFIVPLERDPADLRIGSTRERDRSATRAGWLRFDVAGVPGRVMALHMNEPGVAHDALEVYFTDATSGRESYRMRYVEVSSAAGGRYVLDFNRAYNPACAYSPHYNCPIPPPENHLAIRVPAGERMPRGGERS; encoded by the coding sequence GTGATCGAGGCGCTGAGCGATGGCTTCCGCGTCGACGGCGCGTTCAGCGGCCCCCGCGAGGTGGAGGCCGGCCGCTATCGCCTGCGTCTCTCGCACCAGAACATGCCGGCCGTCGTCGTCTTGGATGCTGAGGCGCCTCGTGCCGATGTGGCGCCCGAATGGTTTCCCTACGACGAGAAGTACCGGTTCATCGTGCCGCTCGAGCGCGACCCGGCGGACCTGCGTATCGGCTCGACGCGCGAGCGGGACCGTTCGGCGACGCGCGCGGGGTGGCTCCGCTTCGACGTCGCGGGCGTTCCCGGTCGCGTGATGGCGCTGCATATGAACGAGCCCGGTGTCGCGCACGATGCGCTCGAGGTGTACTTCACCGATGCCACCAGCGGACGAGAGTCGTACCGCATGCGCTACGTCGAGGTATCGTCTGCGGCCGGCGGTCGCTACGTGCTCGACTTCAATCGCGCGTACAACCCGGCCTGCGCGTACTCACCTCACTACAACTGCCCGATCCCGCCGCCAGAGAACCACCTCGCCATAAGGGTGCCCGCCGGTGAGCGGATGCCGCGCGGCGGAGAGCGGTCCTAG
- a CDS encoding dihydroorotase family protein translates to MTHDIVIRGAKVVLEEGTRQADIAIDGERIAAVTGAGAAPKGKREIKADGLVALPGLIDMHSHHREPGFSHKEDLAAIGRQCAEGGVTTSVAMPNVNPPPTTAANLDEMLALYRQRAMIDYNVNASGVQLDEIPKLAERGILAFKIFMVVDTGRSYPHMPGIGLHEHGELYKRMKAVKATGLPLMIHPHDQSLMDAIEREYWDRGERDYAAYAKAYAHDDGVIWDTAVALLLRLQEATGVRLHLLHTQTKRVVEMLRAAKAAGRTVSAEVNPWCFWLGNDWKNIERLGSYALSYYVAPHHSKAVYDGFRDGTVDIMATDHAPHLREEKEPGWKDGWKAHTGTPSEQFYLSLLLTDVNDGKLPLERVADATATRPAKLFGLYPRKGAIRVGADADIVLVDLAERRTIRDEDVLSKCGWTPYAGREVRGVARYTFLRGEAIYDDGKIAVRDGYGKQAVRAADHVAARA, encoded by the coding sequence ATGACGCACGACATCGTCATCCGCGGAGCGAAGGTGGTCCTCGAGGAAGGGACGCGCCAGGCCGACATCGCGATCGACGGCGAGCGCATCGCTGCGGTGACGGGGGCCGGCGCGGCGCCTAAGGGCAAGCGCGAGATCAAGGCGGATGGCCTCGTCGCGCTCCCCGGCCTCATCGACATGCACTCACACCACCGCGAGCCCGGCTTCAGCCACAAGGAGGACCTGGCGGCGATCGGCCGGCAGTGCGCGGAGGGAGGCGTGACGACGTCGGTCGCGATGCCGAATGTGAACCCGCCGCCGACGACCGCCGCGAACCTCGACGAGATGCTCGCGCTCTACCGGCAGCGCGCGATGATCGACTACAACGTCAACGCGTCGGGCGTGCAGCTCGACGAGATCCCGAAGCTCGCGGAGCGCGGCATCCTCGCGTTCAAGATCTTCATGGTCGTCGACACGGGCCGCTCGTACCCGCATATGCCCGGCATCGGCCTCCACGAGCACGGCGAGCTGTACAAGCGCATGAAGGCGGTCAAGGCCACGGGCCTCCCCCTGATGATCCATCCGCATGACCAGTCGCTGATGGACGCGATCGAGCGCGAATACTGGGACCGTGGCGAGCGCGATTACGCCGCGTACGCGAAGGCGTACGCGCACGACGACGGGGTCATCTGGGACACGGCCGTCGCGTTACTCCTGCGGCTGCAGGAAGCGACCGGCGTGCGACTGCATCTGCTGCACACGCAGACGAAGCGCGTCGTCGAGATGCTGCGCGCCGCCAAGGCGGCGGGGCGGACCGTCTCCGCCGAGGTGAACCCGTGGTGCTTCTGGCTCGGCAATGACTGGAAGAACATCGAGCGGCTCGGCTCGTACGCGCTGTCCTACTACGTCGCGCCGCATCACTCGAAGGCGGTGTACGACGGTTTCCGCGACGGCACCGTCGACATCATGGCCACCGACCACGCGCCACACCTGCGCGAAGAGAAGGAACCAGGGTGGAAGGACGGGTGGAAGGCGCACACCGGCACTCCGTCGGAGCAGTTCTATCTCTCGCTCCTGCTGACCGACGTGAACGACGGCAAGCTCCCCCTGGAGCGCGTCGCCGATGCGACGGCGACCCGACCCGCGAAGCTCTTCGGTCTCTACCCGCGCAAGGGCGCGATCCGCGTGGGGGCCGACGCCGACATCGTGCTGGTGGACCTCGCGGAGCGCCGGACGATCCGCGACGAGGACGTGCTCAGCAAGTGCGGCTGGACGCCCTACGCGGGGCGTGAGGTCCGCGGCGTCGCGCGGTATACGTTCCTGCGCGGCGAGGCGATCTACGACGACGGGAAGATCGCCGTGCGCGACGGCTACGGAAAGCAGGCGGTGCGCGCGGCCGACCACGTCGCGGCTCGAGCCTAG
- a CDS encoding alpha/beta hydrolase codes for MRTETVHFYSGGARLRGFLHRPDVAADRLPFVVQGPGWLGLADAKLYAPYHQAFTDAGFAVLIFDYRGFGESEGDRGFISPTWQLEDWRNAIAYMRSRSDVDGERGAIFGSGGTGGGNAVLVAAAEPDIRATISQVPVSDGRDWLRRMRGSDAEWNEFLARVEADRRQRAATGMGVLVHPRDEIMIQTAERRASTVKADVDARIPSAVPLSCAQAIIEYRPIDVAPAAHGVMIVAVEDDAVTPTDHANALFARCGTPKKLVMQRGTTHYAAYKQYAAEVIPMMVRWLRVLVLKERETVVKNAEPFRISEEVIVGTAAPERAPA; via the coding sequence GTGAGGACAGAGACCGTGCATTTCTACAGTGGCGGTGCGCGGCTTCGTGGCTTCCTGCATCGACCCGATGTCGCCGCGGATCGGCTTCCATTCGTCGTGCAGGGGCCGGGCTGGCTCGGTCTCGCTGACGCAAAGCTGTACGCGCCGTATCACCAGGCGTTCACCGACGCCGGCTTCGCCGTCCTCATCTTCGATTACCGCGGCTTCGGCGAGAGCGAAGGCGACCGCGGCTTCATCTCGCCGACGTGGCAGCTCGAGGACTGGCGCAACGCGATCGCCTACATGCGCTCGCGATCGGACGTCGATGGCGAGCGCGGCGCGATCTTCGGCAGCGGTGGCACCGGCGGCGGCAATGCGGTCCTCGTCGCGGCGGCTGAGCCGGACATCCGCGCGACGATCAGTCAGGTCCCGGTGAGCGACGGACGTGATTGGCTGCGCCGCATGCGCGGCAGCGACGCTGAATGGAACGAATTCCTCGCGCGGGTGGAGGCCGATCGGCGCCAGCGCGCCGCCACGGGGATGGGCGTCCTCGTGCATCCCCGGGACGAGATCATGATCCAGACCGCCGAGCGCCGTGCCAGTACCGTGAAGGCAGATGTAGACGCACGCATCCCGAGCGCCGTCCCGCTGAGCTGCGCCCAGGCGATCATCGAGTATCGACCGATCGACGTCGCGCCCGCCGCGCACGGGGTCATGATCGTCGCCGTCGAGGACGATGCGGTCACGCCGACCGACCACGCGAACGCCCTGTTCGCAAGGTGCGGCACCCCGAAGAAGCTCGTGATGCAGCGCGGGACGACGCACTACGCCGCGTACAAGCAGTACGCGGCTGAGGTGATCCCGATGATGGTGCGCTGGCTCCGCGTGCTCGTGCTCAAGGAGAGAGAAACGGTGGTCAAGAACGCCGAGCCCTTCCGGATCTCCGAAGAGGTCATCGTGGGCACCGCGGCGCCGGAAAGAGCGCCGGCATGA
- a CDS encoding MFS transporter, which yields MPTIARPFMAVLLIAAAITTTKGTVEITYPPYLAGYGYTLSLIGFLTALIAALQLISRLPVGVAYRADRVKRQFALALVAFALSTSGFAFAAGAPLVVAGLSILHGFAFGSLGTLGLALAIDVSGGRRAGVSMAWYTAANSTGYATGALIGGALADTIGIPATLGLIGLLPLVAAVAVMALPPVEAAPFPSDRGSGLRGLLAAGLRLDSRVWLAFVIVLYLNVLMDSVDTFFPVFAPTIGISLATVGLLRAIKSGSAIFIRSTGVVLLRAVDYHRVTLVAVVAAAAAAFALPLSSSLAILVPVFVVSGLARGVLRATSAATVAELRNEGRDVGLASGIYNSGLDIGTIVGPALGGLIASAFGIPAMFQIIAVLSLVAWLAVAVSSPTTRAAAGLGKRHTIGPTA from the coding sequence GTGCCGACCATCGCTCGACCCTTCATGGCCGTGCTGCTGATCGCCGCCGCGATCACGACGACGAAAGGGACCGTCGAGATCACGTACCCGCCGTATCTGGCGGGCTACGGCTACACGCTGTCGCTCATCGGATTCCTGACAGCGCTCATCGCCGCGCTCCAGCTCATTTCGCGCCTGCCCGTCGGCGTCGCCTACCGGGCCGATCGCGTGAAGCGGCAGTTCGCACTCGCGCTCGTGGCCTTCGCGCTATCCACGAGCGGCTTCGCGTTCGCGGCGGGCGCGCCGCTCGTGGTCGCGGGACTGAGCATCCTCCACGGCTTCGCGTTCGGCAGCCTCGGGACGCTCGGCCTCGCGCTCGCGATCGACGTGAGCGGCGGTCGTCGGGCCGGTGTCTCGATGGCGTGGTACACGGCCGCGAACTCGACCGGGTATGCGACCGGCGCGCTCATCGGAGGCGCGCTCGCGGACACGATCGGGATCCCGGCGACGCTCGGCCTCATCGGGCTGTTGCCGCTTGTCGCGGCGGTGGCCGTGATGGCGCTGCCCCCCGTCGAGGCCGCGCCGTTCCCATCCGACCGCGGCAGCGGGCTCCGCGGTCTTCTCGCGGCCGGCCTCCGACTCGACAGCCGCGTCTGGCTCGCGTTCGTCATCGTCCTGTACCTCAACGTCCTGATGGACAGCGTCGACACCTTCTTCCCGGTGTTCGCACCGACGATCGGGATCTCGCTTGCGACGGTCGGCCTCCTGCGCGCGATCAAGAGCGGCTCAGCCATCTTCATCCGCTCGACCGGCGTGGTGCTCCTTCGTGCGGTCGACTACCACCGCGTGACCCTCGTCGCCGTCGTCGCCGCCGCCGCGGCGGCCTTCGCTCTTCCGCTCTCGAGCTCTCTCGCGATCCTCGTGCCGGTCTTCGTCGTCTCCGGTCTCGCGCGAGGAGTCCTGCGCGCGACGAGTGCCGCGACCGTCGCGGAGCTTCGCAACGAAGGGCGGGACGTCGGGCTCGCATCGGGCATCTACAACTCCGGGCTCGATATCGGAACGATCGTGGGACCGGCGCTGGGTGGACTGATCGCGAGCGCGTTCGGGATCCCAGCGATGTTCCAGATCATCGCGGTGCTGAGCCTGGTCGCCTGGCTCGCGGTCGCTGTTTCGAGCCCGACGACGCGCGCGGCCGCCGGACTGGGGAAACGTCATACCATTGGACCAACGGCGTAA
- a CDS encoding cupin domain-containing protein yields MGEDGRTFLRGFGSETYGLDEFRRKQRSVPRVRRAGTVTDDASVGHSGDSDAKQSRTWWMLGPGDEPFLTQTLQVHFVELLPGGTNHGHGHQNEAHFYILEGKGYEIHDGKRYDWEKDDLVIVHTDSKHKHHNRSTTERALALVLKAKTSWMVLGLIQQGRSAPFANEAGFGPRQEWSQLWSPGWESKKKVIKPSDTKWETTRDGRVRKIVDQERTDARTHSLDLYQQEIPVGGRSGKHWHMADEAVYVISGTGYSLQWDVEAEIDDRYYARIAKEPTRWEFSAGDLLYVPQNTVHQQFNTGAEPLVVLSAQNRLFKLLGYDSVRYLEDAPGSSGEAREAVTAGD; encoded by the coding sequence TTGGGCGAGGACGGCCGCACCTTTCTGCGTGGCTTCGGCTCGGAGACATATGGGCTCGATGAGTTCCGCAGGAAGCAGCGAAGCGTTCCGCGCGTCCGTCGCGCCGGCACGGTCACCGACGACGCGAGCGTCGGTCACTCGGGCGATTCCGACGCCAAGCAGTCGCGCACCTGGTGGATGCTTGGGCCGGGCGACGAGCCGTTCCTCACGCAGACGCTGCAGGTCCACTTCGTCGAGCTCCTGCCCGGCGGGACGAATCACGGTCACGGCCACCAGAACGAGGCGCACTTCTACATCCTCGAGGGCAAGGGCTACGAGATCCACGACGGGAAGCGCTACGACTGGGAGAAGGACGACCTCGTGATCGTCCACACCGACAGCAAGCACAAGCACCACAACCGCTCCACGACCGAGCGCGCGCTCGCGCTGGTGCTGAAAGCAAAGACCTCGTGGATGGTCCTGGGCCTCATCCAGCAGGGACGATCCGCACCGTTCGCGAACGAGGCCGGTTTCGGTCCGCGGCAGGAGTGGTCACAGCTCTGGAGTCCCGGGTGGGAATCGAAGAAGAAGGTGATCAAGCCCTCGGACACGAAGTGGGAGACCACGCGGGACGGCCGGGTGCGAAAGATCGTCGACCAGGAACGCACCGACGCGCGCACGCACAGCCTGGACCTCTACCAGCAGGAGATCCCGGTCGGCGGGCGCTCGGGAAAGCACTGGCACATGGCGGACGAAGCGGTCTACGTGATCTCGGGCACTGGCTACAGCCTTCAGTGGGACGTCGAGGCCGAGATCGATGACCGTTACTACGCGCGTATCGCCAAGGAGCCGACGCGCTGGGAGTTCTCGGCCGGTGACCTGCTTTACGTTCCGCAGAACACCGTTCATCAGCAGTTCAACACCGGCGCGGAGCCCCTTGTCGTGCTGTCGGCGCAGAACCGGCTCTTCAAGCTGCTGGGCTACGACAGCGTGAGGTATCTCGAGGACGCTCCGGGTTCCAGCGGAGAGGCGCGCGAAGCGGTCACCGCGGGCGACTGA
- a CDS encoding cupin domain-containing protein: MSDFYSAWLRESAQLEAKVGRGPVVARGRDLEWIETPQDARTAMLIGDAAGFPTQGTALVKAEIPAGSRTGRHVHGEEAIHIVAGTGFSVIGGARYDWKAGTTLHVPYRAEHQHVNTGKSPAFYVSALTPELDFAVKLGRLEQLEEKGQGYAELARRYPAESSQFAADGRRIALHIEDALDEKARRLAGHAHPTKKDKGAHRHAGIWILMGGSESPSEETNGFRAKAAAMTNIFEETPHSSSHKHAHTEAMLYVLEGRGYSLIDGERYDWEEGDAVHVPPRMTVHEHFNDSDARTRTLRIEFGIRYFYEALWGGYEKVQGKLEATAR, encoded by the coding sequence GTGAGCGATTTCTACAGCGCCTGGCTGCGCGAGAGTGCGCAGCTCGAGGCGAAGGTGGGGCGTGGTCCCGTCGTTGCGCGCGGTCGCGATCTCGAGTGGATCGAGACGCCTCAGGATGCGCGCACGGCGATGCTGATCGGCGACGCAGCGGGCTTCCCGACGCAGGGCACCGCGCTCGTCAAAGCGGAGATCCCCGCTGGATCGCGCACCGGTCGTCACGTGCACGGCGAAGAGGCGATCCACATCGTCGCCGGCACCGGCTTCAGCGTCATCGGCGGCGCGCGCTATGACTGGAAGGCAGGCACGACGCTCCACGTCCCGTATCGCGCCGAGCATCAACACGTGAACACCGGGAAATCTCCTGCCTTCTATGTCTCCGCGCTGACCCCCGAGCTCGATTTCGCCGTCAAGCTTGGGCGGCTCGAGCAGCTCGAAGAGAAAGGCCAGGGCTACGCCGAGCTCGCGCGGCGATACCCGGCGGAGTCATCCCAGTTCGCCGCCGACGGTCGCCGTATCGCGCTCCACATCGAGGATGCGCTGGACGAGAAGGCGCGGCGCCTGGCGGGTCACGCGCATCCGACGAAGAAGGACAAGGGCGCGCACCGGCATGCCGGGATATGGATCCTCATGGGCGGCAGCGAGAGCCCGAGCGAGGAGACCAACGGATTCCGCGCGAAGGCCGCCGCGATGACGAACATCTTCGAAGAGACGCCGCATTCGAGCAGCCACAAGCACGCGCACACCGAGGCGATGCTGTACGTCCTCGAGGGTCGCGGCTATTCGCTGATCGACGGCGAGCGCTACGACTGGGAAGAGGGCGACGCCGTGCACGTCCCGCCACGCATGACGGTGCACGAGCATTTCAACGATTCCGACGCGCGCACACGGACGCTGCGGATCGAGTTCGGCATTCGCTACTTCTACGAAGCGCTCTGGGGCGGATACGAGAAGGTGCAGGGCAAGCTCGAGGCCACGGCGCGATGA
- a CDS encoding ABC transporter permease yields MTETAFRVIHARVPKRRNPVARWYRRNERAVLSAAGIVSFVAAWQIGADAGLIDKFFFSSPLDVLTAGVAEVQKPRFWEDVKISAVELGLGTLIALVTSVPIGIAIGWYRRVSLTFDPWLNFFNALPRVALIPLVVLWAGLGVEMKTIIVFFGGFFSIVLPTVEGVRTVDRQFLDVARSFRAPQRLIFTSLVIPGTLPFIVSGIRLAVGRVLAGVIIAEFYAQTSGLGVMVARSAATLQPDRMLFGVLIFTILGIGLTEGIGIAERYFQRWRPSIDLEEAA; encoded by the coding sequence ATGACCGAGACGGCCTTCCGCGTCATCCACGCGCGCGTGCCCAAGCGCCGCAATCCCGTGGCGCGCTGGTATCGCCGTAACGAGCGCGCGGTCTTGAGCGCGGCCGGCATTGTCTCATTCGTCGCCGCGTGGCAGATCGGCGCGGATGCCGGCCTGATCGACAAGTTCTTCTTCAGCTCGCCGCTCGACGTCCTCACGGCCGGCGTGGCGGAGGTGCAGAAGCCGCGCTTCTGGGAGGACGTGAAGATCAGCGCGGTCGAGCTCGGCCTCGGCACGCTCATCGCGCTGGTCACGAGCGTGCCGATCGGCATCGCGATCGGGTGGTACCGCCGCGTGTCGTTGACGTTCGACCCGTGGCTCAACTTCTTCAACGCTCTGCCGCGTGTTGCCCTCATCCCACTGGTCGTCCTGTGGGCCGGTCTGGGCGTCGAGATGAAGACGATCATCGTGTTCTTCGGAGGGTTCTTCTCGATCGTCCTGCCGACCGTCGAGGGCGTGAGGACCGTCGATCGTCAGTTCCTCGACGTAGCGCGCAGCTTCCGAGCGCCGCAGCGGCTGATCTTCACGTCGCTCGTGATCCCGGGGACGCTGCCGTTCATCGTGAGCGGCATCCGCCTCGCCGTCGGTCGCGTGCTGGCCGGAGTGATCATCGCCGAGTTCTACGCACAGACCTCTGGCCTCGGCGTGATGGTCGCGAGGTCCGCGGCGACGCTGCAGCCCGACCGGATGCTCTTCGGCGTCCTCATCTTCACGATCCTCGGGATCGGTCTCACCGAGGGCATCGGTATCGCCGAGCGCTACTTCCAACGCTGGCGCCCGAGCATCGACCTGGAAGAGGCGGCATGA